The Nerophis ophidion isolate RoL-2023_Sa linkage group LG20, RoL_Noph_v1.0, whole genome shotgun sequence genomic interval aatagccaccctttgctctgattactgcttcacACACTCTTGGCTTTCTCTTTATGAGCCTCAAGCACACCTGTTAggcgaaaaccatttcaggtgactacctcttgaagctcatggagagaaagccaagagtgtgcaaagcagtaatcagagcaaagggtggctattttgaagaaactagaatataaaacatccatccatgttctaccgcttgtcccttttggggtcgcgttttcagttatttcacctttctttgttaagtacataagtcTGCTAACATTACCTgcattacctgcacattacctttACATTACCTGCTACCTTTttaattctagtttcttcaaaatagccaccctttgctctgattactgctccaCACCCTCTTTGTTTTCTCTCTATGAGTTtctagcacacctgtgaagtgaaaatcatttcaggtgactacctcttgaagctcatggagagaaagccaagagtgtgcaaagcagtaatcagagcaaagggtggctattttgaagaaactagaatataaaacatccatccatgtcctaccgtttgtccctttctgggtcgcgtttttagttatttcaccattttttgttaAGCACATAATTCCACgttttcattcatagttttgatgtaacaatctacaatgtaaatagtcatgaaaataaagaaaaacacattgaatgagaaggcgtgtccaaacttttggcctgtactgtacatacagtatatatacatatgcatgtatgtatatatatatatatatatattatatatacatatatttggtcctatatttacacttatttttttaaataaaatgtagtgGATTGCGCTGAAATATCCCAGCATTGCCATTTACGTGGACACGTGCAGAGAGTGCTACGAGGCCTACGTCATCTACAACTTCCTGACCTTCCTGCTCAACTACCTGGAGAATCAGTACCCCAGCCTGGTGATGATGCTGGAGGTCCAGGAGCAGCAGAAGCATCTTCCTCCTCTCTGCTGCTGCCCGCCCTGGCCCATGGGAGAGTGAGTGGGTTTTGTTTACATTCTTCTGTTGTCTTCATGTCCCTTCATTTCTGTCGCGGTTTTTTGATTGAATCACAGAACAGGAAACTGGCCGCTCTTTTTATGTCAGCGCCGATAATTGGTCGGTGTTTAAGTCGGTCTTAAGAACGGAGCGACCGATTAGGTGCACTTGAGGTGCTTACGACATTGCATTTAGCTTGTGTTCAATGAATGAATAACTTTGTGTTGGATGTTGGCACCACTTTTGTCATTTATTTCCCATCTCCTTTCCTTCAAAGGGTTTTACTTTTAAGGTGCAAGCTGGGAGTGCTGCAATACACCGTGGTTAGACCTGTCACCACTGTCATCGCTCTGTAAGTCGTTCCTCTTAAGTGTGTTTGACCAGAGTGAGTGTGTTGCATGCTTTTCCTAGTTAGTAGTACAGCTCGCAGATCTTTTTATTACATGAGCATTTTGACCCTTGAACACGCTTGTACGCTTCGCTTCTCTCAATGTATGCATTTTGTTGCATTAAACCAGTTTCACTTTCAGTTTTGATCTTTTGAAAAATGACTGGCTGTGTTTGGTCGGCTTGTAGTTTATTTTACTGTCTGTGTACGACTAATTCAGAGTGCGGACAGTCCGTGTCTGTAAAAGTCTTCTCCTCCCACTgttgtatttataaaaaaattaataaattaaaatctcctttagttaaaaaaaaaaagttattacagaagactttgcagcatcgcgtggacatcgggggcggtacctctggattggcagaccggggtggtggttcctctctttaagaagggggaccggaggttgtgttccaactatcgtgggatcacactcctcagccttcccggtaaggtttattcaggtgtactggagaggaggctacgccggatagtccaacctcggattcaggaggaacagtgtggttttggtcctggtggtggaactgtggaccagctctatactctcggcagggttcttgagggtgcatgggagtttgcccaaccagtctacatgtgctttgtggacttggagaaggcattggaccgtgtccctcgggaagtcctgtggggagtgctcaaagagtatggggtatcggactgtcttattgtggcggtccgttccctgtatgatcagtgccagagcttggtccgcattgctggcagtaagtcggacacatttccagtgagggttggactccgccaaggctgtcctttgtcaccgattctgttcataacttttatggacagaatttctaggcgcagtcaaggcgttgaggggttccggtttggtaaccgcaggattaggtctctgctttttgcagatgatgtggtcctgatggcttcatctgaccgggatcttcagctcttactggatcggttcgcagccgagtgtgaagcgaccggaatgagaatcagcacctccaagtccgagtccatggttctcgcccggaaaagggtggaatgccatctccgggttggggaggagaccctgccccaagtggaggagttcaagtacctaggagtcttgttcacgagtgagggaagagtggatcgtgagattgacaggcggatcggtgcggcgtcttcagtaatgcggacgttgtaccgatccgttgtggtgaagaaggagctgagccggaaggcaaagctctcaatttaccggtcgatctacgttcccatcctcacctatggtcatgagctttgggtcatgaccgaaaggataagatcacgggtacaagcggcccaaatgagtttcctccgccgggtggtgggtctctcccttagagatcgggtgagaagctctgtcatccgggaggaactcaaagtaaagccactgctcctccacatggagaggagccagatgaggtggttcgggcatctggtcaggatgccacccgaacgcctccctagggaggtgtttagggcacgtccaaccgataggaggccacggggaagacccaggacacgttgggaagactatgtctcccggctggcctgggaacgcctcgggatccgccgggaagagctagacgaagtggctggggagagggaagtctgggtttccctgcttaggctgctgcccccgcgacccgatctcggataagcggaagatgatggatggaagaagTCCTGGCCAACAGGCAGCAAAAGATACAGTTACATAAAAATACACATGAAGAAAAACAGTTACAATTCAAAAAGGTCATCACAAGTGCTCTCAATCAGGACTTAAAAGCGTTCAAAGAAAGaagtttggtaaaaaaaaaaacatcattttaAAGTGACTCAGGCTGTGGCTATTGATTATATTAATAATCagtaatctattgattagtttgttcCATTAATCGAGTAAATCGGATACAACACACTTTACAGCCTCAAAGCGTGTTTTAGGGTAAATAAATCATTTTGTACTTGCTGTAACCTTCATTATCTtccatttaccttattttactttTGATCTCCCTTTGCTTTCTAATGACCTTCTTGTACCTTCTAGGTACCtgattttatcttttatttaccttctgtcAGCTTCTATTTATCTCCCTTTGGCTTCGAAtgaccttcttttaccttctatgtacctgattttaccttttatttatcttcAATCAGCTTCTATTTATCTCCCTTTGCCTTGTAATGACATTCTTTTACTTTCCATGTACctgattttaccttttatttatcttcAATCAGCTTCTATTTATCTCCCTTTGGCTtccatttctttctttttttaccttcttttactcaccttctatttaacttgtttaccttCTTTCACCTGTTATTTACAttctatttaacttgtttaccTGCTTTTACCTTTTAGTCCTTCTTTTACCTCGTatttgtatctgctgctttaatgtctttaatgtcgtctgtgttctttgatgtttgatgttttcctcttacacacatggaagagggatgtgtaccatggttatgagttgttttatttattagtttttttcccttggcctcagtctgaattgaattgaattatattttatatagcgctttttctctagtgactcaaagcgctttacatagtgaaacccaatatctaatgtttacatttaaaccagtgtgggtggcactgggagcaggtgggtaaagtgtcttgcccaaggacacaacggcaatgactaggatggctgaagcgggtatcgaacctgcaaccttcaagttgctggcccggccgctctaccaaccgagctataccgtctgcacctcctctccagggcccaggcaaagaccgattttttaaattttattttaatcttctattcccccccccccctttgtttacctgtatgtcatcttttttgtaaggggcgctggaagccggcagacccgtcagcgatcctgttctgtctccctgtaatgtttgtctaaacttgaatgggattgtgctgaaaatatttaacttgtttaccttatttcACCTTCAATTaaccttttgttttatttaacaatctatttaacttgtttgacctttgtttaccttctatttacctatTTTAACCTTTTGTCGACCTTTTAACATTTTACTTTTaccttatttaccttcttttaccatcTTTTACTTTCTTTTATGAGGTCTGGATTGCATTAATTTGTGTTAGTTACTCTCCGTAAACGATGAatcaaagcaacagaatataaagcGAAGCTATTTTCTAAATGAAATAAATACGGTAATCAAATAATCGTCGCAGCCCTAAAAGTGATTTTAATTTCAGCTGCAATAACACTCCACCTCCCTCTTTTAATTACCATCGTACATTCCTTCCGAAGGAATATAAAAAGCACAAGCTATAAAAGCAGTGGTGTCCAATATGTTTGGACAATTGGCCAGCGACACATCCTAGTACAGTAATAAACTCTGAAGACAAATGTTTCCTTGTCCAGTCATATAAACCTTCATCTTGCCCCCACCAACCTACATGCCACCCCTGTTGATTTTAAAATCCTGTCCTTGTGGCCCCAATAttgtctcttaaaggcctactgaaagccactactagtgaccacgcagtctgatagtttatatatcaatgatgaaatattaacattgcaacacatgccaatacggccgctttagtttactaaattgcaatttgaaatttcccgcaaagtatcctgttgaaaacgtcgcggaatgatgacacctgcatttgacgtcaccggttgtagcggacattattttctagcccgatccaagctataagtagtctgctttaatcgcataattccacagtattctggacatctgtgttgctgagacttttgcaatttgttcaattaataatggagaagtcaaagtagaaagatggaggtgggaagcatttagcttttagccacacaaacacagccggtgtttccttgttcaaaattcccaaagatgaagctttactatggatcagagcagtcaagcgaacatggatcccgactacatgttaaccggcagttttcggtgagaaaattatggcaataagtcgcctcttaccggagacatcaagcggagcttccgtcctgctgcagccgccgtgacttccctcagagactctggcgtcaacacacccgtggccacacccctccgactttcaggtactatttaatctcattaaaagactagcaacacaatagcagataagggatttcccagaaatatcctagtaaatgtgtctaaaaacatctgaatcgctcccactgcaatcgcctttttttttctagtccttcactctaaatttcctcatccaccgatctttcatcctcgctcaaattaatggggaaatcgtcgctttctcggtccgaatcgctctcgctgctggtggccatgattgtaaacaatgttcagatgtgaggagctccacaacccgtgacgtcacgcgcacatcgtctgctacttccggtacaggcaaggcttttttattagcgaccagaagttgccaactttatcgtggatgttctctactcaatcctttcagcaaaaagatggcaatatggcgaaatgatgaagtatgacacatagaatggacctgctatccccgtttaaataagaacatctcatttcagtaggcctttaacaagacgtaataataataatttccagATGCTGTAGTCCCTTTTGCGAGGTACTGAACGACTCTGTTGCGTGACTCAAGTCctggtttgtctttttgtaggatCTGCCAGCTGTGCGGCGTGTACGACGAAGGCAACTTTAGCTCTACTAACGCCTGGACGTACCTGGTTATTTTCAACAACATGTCGCAGCTGGTGAGTTACagtagcagtgtgtgtgtgtgtgtgtgtgttattgtgtaaATAGCAGCTGTCTTCTGTCCCTTCAGTTTGCCATGTACTGCCTGGTGCTGTTCTACAGGGCTCTGCGAGAGGAGCTGCGTCCCATCCAACCGGTGGGCAAATTCCTGTGTGTCAAAATGGTGGTCTTTGTCTCCTTCTGGTAAAATGCCGCTTTCTTTTCGCTTAAAAACCTAAATGGTACGATTAGCCTGAGAGCAAAATGAAACAAACATCACTTTTCCCACAGGCAAGCTGCGCTCATTGCTTTACTGGTCAAAGTGGGCGTCATCTCGGAGAAACGCACCTGGGACTGGCAGAGTGTCGAGGCGGTCGCTACGGGACTACAGGCAAGTGTCAGGACAACTACCCGGATGTCGGTGCAAATCTGGATTAAAGTGCCATTAAAATCTCTAAAAAGCCTTtattggccacatgcgtggacagcaaattttagctcttatttcaatcaatcaatcaatgtttgtttatatagccctaaatcacaagtgtctcaaagggctgcacaagtcacaacgacatccgcggatcagcgcccacataagggcaaggaaaaactcacaacccagaggGACGTCCAtgaggatgacaatgagaaaccttggagaggaccacaaatgtgggtaaccccccctctagggcagaccggatgcaatggacgtcgagtgggtctaacataatattgtgaaactccAGTCCTTAGTTGCTCTAACATTATActgacagttcagtccatagtggatctaacgtaatattgtgagagtccagtccatagtggatctaacataatattgtgaaattccagtccttagttgctctaacataatagtgacagttcagtccatagtggatctaacataatagtgtgagagtccagtccatagtggatctaacataatagtgacagttcagtccatagtggatctaacataatagtgtgagagtccagtccatagtggatctaacataatagtgtgagagtccagtccatagtggatctaacataatagtgtgagagtccagtccatagtggatctaacataatagtgtgagagtccaatccatagtggatctaacaaaatagtgtgagtccagtccatagtggatctaacataatagtgagagagtccagtccatagtggatctaacattatagtgaaagtttagtccataatggatctaacataatagtgaaagtccagtccatagtggatctaacataatagtgtgagagtccagtccacagtggatctaacataatagtgtgagagtccagtccatagtggatctaacataatagtgagagtccagtccatagtggatctaacataatagtgagagtgcagtccatagtggatctaacataatagtgagagtccagtccatagtggatctaacataatagtgagagtgcagtccatagtggatctaacataatagtgagagtccagtccatagtggatctaacataatagtgtgagtccagtccatagtggatctaacataatagtgtgagagtccagtccatagtggatctaacaatatagtgacagtccagtccatagtggatataatagtgacagtccagtccatagtggatctaacataatagtaagagtccagtccatagtggatctaacataatagtgacagtccagtccatagtggggccagcaggagaccatatttccaaaattgtgtatactgctgaattggggtcttatggccacttatgtggacacttatattgccatctggtggtgtcagaagagtataacatacaatggaatttggaaaacaaaagtgtaaaaatgagACTTagaatgtcactaaacatgaagtacacgtttgtgtacttatggactaggCACATCatgtcaaaagatgattcttagttgttATTCTAATtaaggtccaataagcccaaatagcaaagagaaataaataaaaaaacatgtaaacaaacagcttgggccttaagaggttaatttgtccaggtctgtcTTAGGCACACGTAATAAATTGGAATGTTTTGGagttgtgaattagtgaattatatttatatagcgcttttctcgagtgactcaaagcgctttacatagtgaaacccaatatctaagttacatttaaagcagtgtgggtggcactgggagcaggtgggtaaagtgtcttgcccaaggacacaacggcagtgactaggatggcggaagcgggaatcgaacctgcaaccctcaagttgctggcacggccgctctaccaactgagctatgccgagttaaattaaccacaacattagcGCCACATAAAACATGTCAAGACTGGTGCCacctttcagaaaaaaaaaatattctaaaaacagctcaAAGCCTTTCCAGCTGTTGACTGATGTACAATATACATGTTTAAATCACTTTTACTGAATACAAATAGCTCCAAATATCAGTTATCTTTGACTGCTAGTAATCGGTATCGGTCCTGAAAAACCTGCACCTTGTGGAAGAAAGTGTACAACGTGGTTGTTCTCCTCACCCTTTCAGGACTTTGTCATATGTGTGGAGATGTTCCTGGCGGCCATCGCCCACCACTTCAGCTTCACCTACAAGCCTTACATCCAGGAGGCCGAGGAGGGCTCGTGCTTCGACTCCTTCATGGCCATGTGGGACATCTCGGACGTGCGGGCCGACATCTCGGAGCAAGTCCGCAATGTTGGTGCGTGACTCTTCATCTTGTGTTTCTTACCTTTTGAACTTCTCAGGCTGACGCACTTGGATATGGAAACTATTTACCCATTAATCAATCAACCCTAATGAGGATTATAGACAATGGAATTATAAACAGAactatctcagaaaattagaatattgtgataaagtcctttattttctgtaatgcaactaaaaacataaacgtttccatatgagttgggaaattgtgttagatgtaaatataaacagaatacaatgatttgcaaatccttttcaagccatattcagttgaatatgctacaaagacaacatatttgatgttcaaactcatgaactttttgttatttgcaaataatcattaacttaagaatttgatgccagcaacacgtgacaaagaaggtggcaataaatactgataaagttgaggaatgctcatcaaacacttattttggaacatcccacaggtgtgcaggctaattgggaacaggtgggtgccatgattgggtataaaaacagcttccccaaaaaatgctcagtctttcacaagaaaggatggggcgagggtcaccactttgtccacaactgtgtgagcaaatagtcaaacagtttaagaacaacctttctcaaagtgcaattgcaagaaatttagggatttcaacatctacgctccataatatcatcaaaaggttcagagaatctggagaaatcactccacgtaagcaacatggccggaaaccaacattgaatgaccgtgacctttgatccctcagagggcactgtatcaaaaaccaacatcaatctctaaaggatatcaccacatggcctcaggaacacttcagaaaaccgctgtcactaaatacagttggtcgctacatctgtaagcgcaagttaaagctctaccatgcaaagcttaagccatttatcaacaacatccagaaatgccgccggcatctctgggcctgagatcatctaagatggactgatgcaaagtggaaaagtgttctatgggctgacgagtccacattttaaattgtttttggaaatattccatatTGTGTCAt includes:
- the LOC133539126 gene encoding transmembrane protein 184C-like, coding for MPCSCGDWRRWIRPLVVVLYILLLLVVLPLCVWELQKSEVGTHNKAWFIAGIFVFMTIPISLWGILQHLVHYTQPELQKPIIRILWMVPIYSLDSWIALKYPSIAIYVDTCRECYEAYVIYNFLTFLLNYLENQYPSLVMMLEVQEQQKHLPPLCCCPPWPMGEVLLLRCKLGVLQYTVVRPVTTVIALICQLCGVYDEGNFSSTNAWTYLVIFNNMSQLFAMYCLVLFYRALREELRPIQPVGKFLCVKMVVFVSFWQAALIALLVKVGVISEKRTWDWQSVEAVATGLQDFVICVEMFLAAIAHHFSFTYKPYIQEAEEGSCFDSFMAMWDISDVRADISEQVRNVGRTVMGRPRSSYFGEAQSNGERSGLLSSSASQDAVAEVASDPVTPKGNYQGMGSTQTPHSVSAPAGLSHAHWDQGDEAEEHVAHNDGSKEPEDADLIVIT